In Tursiops truncatus isolate mTurTru1 chromosome X, mTurTru1.mat.Y, whole genome shotgun sequence, the following proteins share a genomic window:
- the TEX13D gene encoding LOW QUALITY PROTEIN: testis-expressed protein 13D (The sequence of the model RefSeq protein was modified relative to this genomic sequence to represent the inferred CDS: deleted 4 bases in 3 codons; substituted 4 bases at 4 genomic stop codons) — MAVGLGDHASGFRHNEVIRFMNNEVLMNGGGPDFYVAFCSRSWNEVEDRLRVVVADPQVPCATKRACAWSALALSVRVGARQREQQAFRVQWLQEQVGEREAASWALXAAAPARGARGVVTXLRLTRAALQQALKQRDVLCGRLLLVERSAQVTPLAQELLPGPRAEQLGAAEWPMSVEQQRDVVAMGEHDRLYFKSQMPAPTDVLYVPGPPSPWAQAVQPPLPVPIPYPFPFHAPFPMGFPFLPPVPPAVAMETEAGVVPFQVPPLGISPPGPWAAVVFQGEMAPLWNQRSYSQWEGPEILQGTVPLGDIRSLNQEEGLXRPQGMVPLRDSCGLSXEEGPERSEGMIPLGDSWSHSQEEGLERPQGMVHLRDSWSLNQEAGPESPQGMVSLGANGSYSQKKFPKDPRGMFPGGDNRSQSQEGDLERSPRTIPLGNSRSHRQDDPERPQGTGPLGVSRSQSREGGPQGPQGMPPPLFNRRHGQEGGPERPQATAQGDSWSPSGRENPKKQQPQGQKTKRPEGKKASESHHQEKSASGCSSVNWECPWCKAMNFPWHKTCYECKKVCMAVESGGPDPGQTH; from the exons ATGGCCGTGGGCCTTGGGGACCATGCCAGCGGGTTCCGCCACAACGAGGTGATAAGATTCATGAACAATGAAGTCCTTATGAACGGGGGAGGCCCCGATTTCTACGTGGCCTTCTGCTCGCGGTCCTGGAATGAGGTAGAGGATCGGCTGCGCGTCGTCGTCGCTGACCCACAGGTGCCGTGCGCCACCAAGAGGGCCTGTGCCTGGAGCGCGCTGGCCTTGAGCGTGCGTGTGGGCGCGAGGCAGCGGGAGCAGCAGGCGTTCCGGGTTCAGTGGCTGCAGGAGCAGGTAGGGGAACGCGAGGCGGCTTCCTGGGCCCTCTGAGCTGCGGCGCCTGCGCGAGGAGCGCGAGGAGTGGTCACGTAGCTGCGCCTCACGCGGGCCGCCTTGCAGCAGGCGCTGAAACAGCGCGATGTGCTTTGTGGGCGGCTGCTCCTGGTCGAGAGGTCGGCACAGGTCACCCCACTGGCCCAAGAGTTGCTGCCTGGGCCTCGAGCCGAACAACTTGGGGCTGCAGAGTGGCCCATGAGCGTAGAGCAGCAGAGAGATGTGGTAGCCATGGGGGAGCATGACAGGCTGTATTTCAAGAGCCAGATGCCAGCCCCGACAGATGTCCTTTATGTGCCGGGACCCCCGAGTCCTTGGGCCCAGGCCGTGCAACCCCCTCTGCCAGTGCCGATACCATACCCATTTCCATTCCATGCACCATTCCCGATGGGATTCCCATTCTTGCCACCTGTACCACCAGCAGTAGCC ATGGAAACAGAAGCTGGAGTCGTCCCATTTCAGGTGCCTCCTCTGGGCATCTCTCCACCTGGCCCGTGGGCTGCAGTGGTCTTTCAGGGGGAGATGGCCCCACTGTGGAACCAGAGGAGCTACAGCCAGTGGGAAGGTCCTGAGATCCTGCAGGGTACAGTCCCCTTAGGGGATATCAGAAGTCTTAACCAGGAAGAAGGTCTATAGAGGCCCCAGGGGATGGTCCCTCTTAGGGACAGCTGTGGTCTCAGTTAGGAAGAAGGTCCAGAGAGGTCCGAGGGAATGATCCCTCTTGGGGATAGTTGGAGCCACAGCCAGGAAGAAGGCCTAGAGAGACCCCAGGGGATGGTCCACTTGAGGGATAGCTGGAGTCTCAACCAAGAAGCAGGTCCAGAGAGCCCCCAGGGGATGGTCTCCCTGGGGGCCAATGGGAGCTACAGCCAG AAGAAGTTCCCAAAAGATCCCAGGGGAATGTTCCCCGGGGGGGACAACAGAAGCCAGAGCCAGGAGGGAGACCTAGAGAGGTCCCCGAGGACCATCCCCCTGGGGAACAGCAGAAGTCACAGGCAAGACGATCCAGAGAGGCCCCAGGGGACTGGCCCCCTAGGGGTCAGCAGAAGCCAGAGCCGGGAAGGAGGTCCACAAGGGCCCCAGGGGATGCCCCCACCGCTGTTCAACAGGAGACATGGCCAGGAAGGAGGTCCAGAGAGGCCTCAGGCAACCGCCCAGGGGGACAGCTGGAGCCCTAGTGGGAGagaaaacccaaagaaacaaCAACCTCAGGGGCAGAAGACCAAGCGGCCAGAAGGGAAAAAAGCCTCAGAATCACACCACCAGGAGAAGTCTGCCTCAGGCTGCAGTTCAGTGAATTGGGAGTGC CCGTGGTGTAAAGCAATGAATTTTCCATGGCACAAGACTTGCTATGAATGCAAGAAAGTCTGCATGGCGGTTGAGAGTGGAGGCCCCGACCCAGGACAAACCCACTGA